One segment of Podospora pseudopauciseta strain CBS 411.78 chromosome 5 map unlocalized CBS411.78m_5.2, whole genome shotgun sequence DNA contains the following:
- a CDS encoding uncharacterized protein (EggNog:ENOG503P4W0; COG:S), giving the protein MGGAPPSPLESSLRKLLTPELFSHLVTNRLPYPPQSPINFSHFANTIFLTDPYSPLVSPQAWPALLALSQHPLASIPDLATFLPPPSSPSYPTQTLGLLLLLDHIPRLLFRGIDQRYTYSFFSHLSQSLALSWHSLPSHLRPDSHARWKHEQNVALDYWIAVRFWFATPFVHSEKPELQEIAITLTEETRATVEKETGSADPYRQERDEILGDSYAFPRVYNAGPPRGDQVTRESFTWWMGMLFDVHKPIVDRFGRYPYLNGITGRDANEGEEKWLEEINHFAEADEESVRRVREDVKAGRWSPLGTDTPR; this is encoded by the coding sequence ATGGGCGGcgcacccccttcccccctcgaATCCTCCCTCCGAAAACTCCTCACCCCCGAATTATTCTCCCACCTCGTCACCAACCGCCTCCCCTaccccccccaatcccccatCAACTTCTCCCACTTCGCCAACACCATATTCCTCACCGACCCTTACTCCCCCTTAGTCTCCCCCCAGGCCTGgcccgccctcctcgccctaTCCCAGCACCCCCTCGCCTCCATCCCCGACCTAGCAACcttcctcccacccccctcctccccttcctatcccacccaaaccctcggcctcctcctcctcctcgaccacATCCCCCGCCTTCTATTCCGCGGCATCGACCAGCGCTACACctactccttcttctcccacctctcccaatCCCTCGCCTTGTCCTGgcactccctcccctcccacctccgcCCCGACTCCCACGCCCGCTGGAAGCACGAGCAGAACGTCGCCCTGGACTACTGGATCGCTGTCCGGTTCTGGTTCGCCACACCATTCGTCCATTCCGAAAAGCCGGAACTGCAGGAAATCGCCATAACCCTCACAGAAGAAACCCGCGCGACTGTGGAGAAGGAAACCGGGTCGGCTGACCCTTACCGCCAGGAACGCGACGAGATACTAGGCGACTCGTACGCTTTTCCCAGGGTCTACAACGCCGGACCGCCGCGGGGGGATCAGGTGACGAGAGAGAGCTTCACGTGGTGGATGGGCATGTTGTTCGACGTCCACAAGCCGATCGTCGACCGGTTTGGGAGGTACCCCTATCTCAATGGGATAACCGGGCGGGACGCAAacgaaggagaagaaaagtggttggaggagatcaaCCACTTTGCCGAGGCGGACGAGGAGAGTGTTAGGCGGGTGAGGGAAGATGTCAAGGCGGGACGGTGGTCACCGTTGGGGACTGACACGCCTCGCTGA